A genomic stretch from Oncorhynchus tshawytscha isolate Ot180627B linkage group LG07, Otsh_v2.0, whole genome shotgun sequence includes:
- the LOC121846760 gene encoding protein split ends-like: MEGSMLTQRRAECQLKEREIQTDYMMELGARLALVRQIQREQEKEMKRIWFETRKMPSLIEENVRDVTNRPLTEFMAPCIDSLPPLAFTNRRPIPTMLHPPSQLAIRAQDAQRFIVFSYFVPAECPVATEATADVSTGKREDLLTDTHLSSMLHRYLPHFFNDDSIPPQQTVEGTTELSVAPVAISNIKEEDRFYPFSLPPLAQRFVGNSLIVPETSQPAVSATECRVAKDATADTATVKRENRWAARSLPSVLPPCLPPVFDDDFKPTEQTVEDAYEVSGATENTSGTATVDGVDRSTAKCPVPMLPPSLPPVFDNDYKLPEEAVEGTNKCPVASESVASVSAVLQEEFSADKSLPAPAALPLRLPCTHSIDHKQLWEKVEDNTEFSVDKEATVAVYTWEDKSPSVLPCIHNNNDHQLPDETVEDNTECSVDTEASAVASTVKREELTCDKSPVRAIPPILGCIHDKDHKEEVRQREGLKREADCAHSKSSNGMPSSERAETILGRVGFLVMNHMQKIPFLKMKEKEKNKKLHKKLKDDEKERKEKKNKEEENKKREKKEMNEREKEQKKVMKAEKKREKLEQKKREKERKEKEKAEKKRLEGLMKMHNHMMKDRIKKEKKCSEELKKREKAQAEFLEMERKIQEKEEKKREKMKKEERKRLEKKKKREPAGGGTERVIEEQGKDESLKMDE, from the exons ATGGAGGGTTCAATGCTGACACAGAGGAGGGCTGAGTGTCAGTTGAAGGAAAGGGAGATCCAGACAGACTACATGATGGAGCTGGGAGCCAGGTTGGCTCTGGTGAGACAGATCCagagggagcaggagaaggagatgaagaggatTTGGTTTGAGACGAGGAAAATGCCAAGCCTGATTGAGGAG AATGTGAGAGATGTGACCAACCGTCCACTCACTGAGTTCATGGCTCCCTGTATTGACTCCCTCCCACCGCTGGCTTTCACCAATCGGAGGCCTATACCAACCATGTTACATCCCCCCTCTCAATTGGCCATACGCGCTCAGGATGCACAGCGGTTCATTGTATTTTCATACTTTGTCCCTGCTGAGTGCCCAGTTGCCACAGAGGCCACAGCAGATGTATCTACTGGTAAAAGAGAGGACTTATTGACAGATACACATCTTTCCTCAATGCTGCATCGATACCTGCCACACTTCTTTAACGATGACTCCATTCCACCACAGCAGACAGTAGAGGGAACCACTGAGCTCTCAGTTGCTCCAGTGGCAATATCTAATATAAAGGAAGAGGACAGATTCTATCCTTTCTCCCTCCCACCACTGGCTCAGCGGTTCGTTGGCAATTCATTAATTGTCCCAGAAACCTCCCAGCCTGCTGTTTCAGCCACAGAGTGCCGAGTTGCCAAAGATGCCACTGCAGACACAGCCACTGTCAAGAGAGAGAACCGATGGGCAGCCAGAAGTCTTCCTTCAGTGCTGCCTCCATGCCTGCCACCAGTCTTTGACGATGACTTCAAGCCTACAGAGCagacagtagaggatgcctatGAGGTCTCAGGTGCTACAGAGAACACTTCAGGCACAGCTACTGTTGATGGAGTGGACAGATCAACAGCTAAATGCCCTGTCCCAATGCTGCCTCCAAGTCTGCCACCTGTCTTTGACAATGACTACAAACTGCCAGAGGAGGCAGTAGAGGGAACCAACAAGTGTCCAGTCGCCAGTGAATCTGTCGCTTCCGTGTCCGCTGTCCTCCAAGAGGAGTTTTCAGCTGATAAGAGTCTTCCTGCACCCGCAGCACTGCCTCTAAGGCTGCCCTGCACCCACAGCATTGACCACAAACAGCTATGGGAGAAAGTTGAGGACAACACAGAGTTCTCAGTAGACAAAGAAGCAACTGTTGCCGTTTACACTTGGGAAGATAAAAGTCCTTCAGTTCTGCCATGCATCCACAACAACAACGACCACCAACTGCCAGACGAGACAGTTGAGGACAACACAGAGTGCTCAGTTGACACCGAGGCAAGTGCAGTTGCATCCACTGTTAAGAGAGAGGAACTGACTTGTGATAAAAGCCCTGTCCGAGCAATTCCTCCAATCCTGGGATGCATCCATGACAAAGAccacaaggaggaggtgagacagagggagggattgaAGCGTGAGGCGGACTGTGCCCATTCCAAGAGCTCCAATGGGATGCCGTcatcagagagagcagagaccatccTTGGAAGAGTGGGCTTTCTGGTCATGAACCACATGCAGAAAATCCCATTTTTGAAGATGAAGGAAAAAGAGAAAAATAAGAAACTGCATAAGAAGTTGAAAGAtgacgagaaagagagaaaggagaagaaaaacaaggaggaggagaacaaaaagagggagaagaaagagatgaatgagagagagaaagagcagaagaAAGTCATGAAGgctgagaaaaagagggagaagttagaacagaaaaagagagagaaggaaagaaaagagaaggaaaagGCAGAGAAAAAGAGGTTAGAGGGGCTGATGAAGATGCATAATCACATGATGAAAGACAGGATTAAGAAAGAGAAGAAGTGTTCTGAGGagctgaaaaagagagagaaagctcaAGCTGAGTTcttggagatggagagaaagattcaagaaaaggaggagaagaagagagaaaagatgaagaaagaggagaggaagagactagagaagaagaaaaagagggaGCCAGCTGGAGGTGGAACTGAGAGGGTGATAGAAGAGCAGGGAAAGGATGAAAGCTTGAAGATGGATGAGTAG
- the d2hgdh gene encoding D-2-hydroxyglutarate dehydrogenase, mitochondrial isoform X1 — translation MQCLRPLHHASTLSPAMAGLFHRRLRLRTALRWMSPLSTASPPAVVRTLPPGFSSGLLQTPRPVSCGVHCRELHAGEERPTPSPTAAPERRPFSRVTPEDMAFFSKIIPGRTITDPDILEASNVDWLKSVRGFSEVLLRPQTTEEVSQILGYCNSRNLAVSPQGGNTGLVGGSVPVYDEIILSTALMNNVLNFDSVSGILSCQAGCVLENLSLYLEDSDYIMPLDLGAKGSCHIGGNVATNAGGLRLLRYGSLRGTVLGLEVVLADGRVLDCLATLRKDNTGYDLKQLFIGSEGTLGVITAVTILCPRKPKAVNVAFLGCESFEQLLQTFQLCRGMLGEILSAFEFLDRECMRLLNTHLKLANPITDCPFYIVIETSGSNPTHDEEKLHQFLEEAMTSSQVIDGTVATEEAKIKALWSLRERVTEALTHDGFTYKYDISLPVERIYQLVTDMREHLGDRAKSVVGYGHVGDGNLHLNITSPTKDPDLLASIEPFVYEWTARFQGSISAEHGLGLKKRNYIYYSKASLAVALMGNIKIMLDPKGILNPYKTLPDDLQ, via the exons atgcagtgccttagaccgctgcaccac GCATCCACTCTCTCCCCAGCCATGGCTGGTCTCTTCCACAGAAGGTTGCGTCTGAGGACTGCTCTCAGGTGGATGAGTCCTCTCAGCACTGCCTCACCTCCAGCCGTAGTCAGAACTTTACCCCCAGGCTTTAGCAGCGGCCTGCTCCAGACACCCAGGCCCGTGTCTTGTGGCGTCCACTGTCGGGAGCTCCATGCTGGGGAAGAGAGACCCACCCCGTCACCCACAGCTGCCCCAGAGAGGAGGCCTTTCTCCAGGGTAACTCCAGAGGACATGGCCTTCTTCAGCAAGATAATACCAGGCAGGACCATCACTGACCCAGATATACTGGAGGCCAGTAATGTGGACTGGCTCAAGTCAGTGAgag gTTTCAGTGAGGTTCTGCTGAGGCCCCAGACTACAGAGGAAGTTTCTCAGATCCTTGG GTACTGTAACAGTCGTAACCTGGCAGTGAGTCCTCAGGGTGGTAACACAGGGCTGGTGGGAGGCAGTGTTCCTGTCTATGATGAGATCATCCTCTCTACCGCTCTCATGAACAATGTCCTCAACTTCGACTCTGTCTCCG GTATTCTGTCGTGCCAAGCAGGTTGTGTGTTGGAGAACCTGTCTCTTTACCTAGAGGACAGTGACTACATCATGCCTCTGGACCTGGGGGCAAAGGGAAGCTGCCATATAGGAGGCAACGTGGCCACTAACGCTGGAGGACTGAGGCTGCTACGCTACGGATCCCTACGAGGGACAGTATTAGGACTAGAGGTG gtGCTAGCAGACGGGAGGGTCCTGGACTGCCTAGCCACCCTGAGGAAGGACAACACAGGATATGACCTCAAACAGCTGTTCATCGGGTCAGAGGGCACGCTGGGGGTCATCACCGCCGTAACCATCCTGTGTCCACGGAAACCTAAAGCCGTCAACGTGGCCTTCCTGG gctgtGAGAGTTTTGAGCAGCTGCTGCAGACCTTCCAGCTGTGTAGAGGCATGCTGGGAGAGATCCTCTCAGCCTTTGAGTTCCTGGACAGAGAGTGTATGAGACTGCTGAACACACACCTGAAACTGGCTAACCCcatcacag ACTGTCCGTTCTACATCGTCATAGAAACGTCCGGCTCTAACCCCACCCACGATGAGGAGAAGTTGCACCAGTTTCTGGAGGAGGCCATGACATCATCCCAGGTTATCGACGGGACCGTAGCAACGGAGGAGGCCAAAATCAAG gCTCTCTGGTCATTGCGCGAGCGGGTAACAGAGGCTTTAACTCATGATGGTTTCACATATAAATACGACATCTCACTTCCTGTGGAACGGATCTACCAGCTGGTCACAGATATGAGAGAACACCTGGGAGACAGGGCCAAGAGTGTGGTGGGATACGGACACgttg GTGATGGTAACCTCCACCTGAACATCACCTCTCCTACCAAAGATCCCGACCTCCTGGCGTCCATCGAACCCTTTGTCTATGAGTGGACGGCCCGTTTCCAGGGCAGCATCAGTGCAGAGCACGGCCTGGGCCTGAAGAAGAGGAACTATATTTACTACAGTAAAGCCAGCCTGGCTGTCGCTCTGA
- the d2hgdh gene encoding D-2-hydroxyglutarate dehydrogenase, mitochondrial isoform X2: MAGLFHRRLRLRTALRWMSPLSTASPPAVVRTLPPGFSSGLLQTPRPVSCGVHCRELHAGEERPTPSPTAAPERRPFSRVTPEDMAFFSKIIPGRTITDPDILEASNVDWLKSVRGFSEVLLRPQTTEEVSQILGYCNSRNLAVSPQGGNTGLVGGSVPVYDEIILSTALMNNVLNFDSVSGILSCQAGCVLENLSLYLEDSDYIMPLDLGAKGSCHIGGNVATNAGGLRLLRYGSLRGTVLGLEVVLADGRVLDCLATLRKDNTGYDLKQLFIGSEGTLGVITAVTILCPRKPKAVNVAFLGCESFEQLLQTFQLCRGMLGEILSAFEFLDRECMRLLNTHLKLANPITDCPFYIVIETSGSNPTHDEEKLHQFLEEAMTSSQVIDGTVATEEAKIKALWSLRERVTEALTHDGFTYKYDISLPVERIYQLVTDMREHLGDRAKSVVGYGHVGDGNLHLNITSPTKDPDLLASIEPFVYEWTARFQGSISAEHGLGLKKRNYIYYSKASLAVALMGNIKIMLDPKGILNPYKTLPDDLQ; this comes from the exons ATGGCTGGTCTCTTCCACAGAAGGTTGCGTCTGAGGACTGCTCTCAGGTGGATGAGTCCTCTCAGCACTGCCTCACCTCCAGCCGTAGTCAGAACTTTACCCCCAGGCTTTAGCAGCGGCCTGCTCCAGACACCCAGGCCCGTGTCTTGTGGCGTCCACTGTCGGGAGCTCCATGCTGGGGAAGAGAGACCCACCCCGTCACCCACAGCTGCCCCAGAGAGGAGGCCTTTCTCCAGGGTAACTCCAGAGGACATGGCCTTCTTCAGCAAGATAATACCAGGCAGGACCATCACTGACCCAGATATACTGGAGGCCAGTAATGTGGACTGGCTCAAGTCAGTGAgag gTTTCAGTGAGGTTCTGCTGAGGCCCCAGACTACAGAGGAAGTTTCTCAGATCCTTGG GTACTGTAACAGTCGTAACCTGGCAGTGAGTCCTCAGGGTGGTAACACAGGGCTGGTGGGAGGCAGTGTTCCTGTCTATGATGAGATCATCCTCTCTACCGCTCTCATGAACAATGTCCTCAACTTCGACTCTGTCTCCG GTATTCTGTCGTGCCAAGCAGGTTGTGTGTTGGAGAACCTGTCTCTTTACCTAGAGGACAGTGACTACATCATGCCTCTGGACCTGGGGGCAAAGGGAAGCTGCCATATAGGAGGCAACGTGGCCACTAACGCTGGAGGACTGAGGCTGCTACGCTACGGATCCCTACGAGGGACAGTATTAGGACTAGAGGTG gtGCTAGCAGACGGGAGGGTCCTGGACTGCCTAGCCACCCTGAGGAAGGACAACACAGGATATGACCTCAAACAGCTGTTCATCGGGTCAGAGGGCACGCTGGGGGTCATCACCGCCGTAACCATCCTGTGTCCACGGAAACCTAAAGCCGTCAACGTGGCCTTCCTGG gctgtGAGAGTTTTGAGCAGCTGCTGCAGACCTTCCAGCTGTGTAGAGGCATGCTGGGAGAGATCCTCTCAGCCTTTGAGTTCCTGGACAGAGAGTGTATGAGACTGCTGAACACACACCTGAAACTGGCTAACCCcatcacag ACTGTCCGTTCTACATCGTCATAGAAACGTCCGGCTCTAACCCCACCCACGATGAGGAGAAGTTGCACCAGTTTCTGGAGGAGGCCATGACATCATCCCAGGTTATCGACGGGACCGTAGCAACGGAGGAGGCCAAAATCAAG gCTCTCTGGTCATTGCGCGAGCGGGTAACAGAGGCTTTAACTCATGATGGTTTCACATATAAATACGACATCTCACTTCCTGTGGAACGGATCTACCAGCTGGTCACAGATATGAGAGAACACCTGGGAGACAGGGCCAAGAGTGTGGTGGGATACGGACACgttg GTGATGGTAACCTCCACCTGAACATCACCTCTCCTACCAAAGATCCCGACCTCCTGGCGTCCATCGAACCCTTTGTCTATGAGTGGACGGCCCGTTTCCAGGGCAGCATCAGTGCAGAGCACGGCCTGGGCCTGAAGAAGAGGAACTATATTTACTACAGTAAAGCCAGCCTGGCTGTCGCTCTGA